One Microvirga thermotolerans DNA window includes the following coding sequences:
- a CDS encoding pyridoxamine 5'-phosphate oxidase family protein has protein sequence MHRHGHGDPHAQKLYEMIRDMKIAMMTTIDTDGTLHSRPMYSQEADENGDLWFFTKVQSPKLTEISRDNEVNLAYADPDGQNYVSVSGKAEIVRDRATIESKWTEGARAWFPDGKDDPSIALIRVHPVKGEYWDSPSSTLVHLYGYAKAAVTGQPPTDIGDREKVDLR, from the coding sequence ATGCACCGGCACGGCCACGGCGACCCCCATGCCCAGAAGCTCTACGAGATGATCAGGGACATGAAGATCGCCATGATGACCACCATCGACACGGACGGCACGCTGCACAGCCGGCCCATGTACAGCCAGGAGGCGGACGAGAACGGCGATCTGTGGTTCTTCACCAAGGTGCAGTCCCCGAAGCTGACGGAGATCTCCAGGGACAATGAGGTCAATCTCGCCTATGCGGACCCCGACGGGCAGAATTATGTTTCCGTGTCGGGCAAGGCCGAGATCGTCCGCGACCGGGCGACCATCGAGAGCAAATGGACCGAGGGGGCGCGGGCCTGGTTCCCGGACGGCAAGGACGACCCGTCGATCGCGCTCATCCGCGTTCATCCGGTGAAGGGCGAATACTGGGACAGCCCATCCTCCACCCTCGTGCATCTCTACGGTTATGCCAAGGCGGCCGTCACCGGGCAGCCGCCGACCGATATCGGCGATCGGGAAAAGGTCGACCTGCGCTGA
- a CDS encoding Mrp/NBP35 family ATP-binding protein encodes MAITREDVLKALATVPVDTAGTGLVASGRLSEVVIDDAGRVMFSIFVEPAEAPAMERVRQAAQGVVQGLPGVKGVFATLTAERPASAATAQPAGPRGPRAAQARNQRIPGVKHVIAVASGKGGVGKSTTACNLALALQSLGLKVGLLDADIYGPSMPKLLGIHGKPQLLENRILAPMEAYGLKVMSIGFLVDEEAAMIWRGPMVMSAITQMLREVAWGELDVLVVDMPPGTGDAQLTMAQSTPLAGAVIVSTPQDLALIDARRGVSMFKRVEVPILGIVENMATFVCPHCGQSSHIFGHGGARAEAERLGVPFLGEVPLNMSIRELSDAGRPVVAVDPDGPHARTYKEMARRVAEALAGASGVRAPPRIVIE; translated from the coding sequence GTGGCGATCACCCGTGAAGACGTATTGAAGGCTCTCGCGACCGTGCCGGTGGACACCGCCGGGACCGGTCTCGTGGCATCGGGGCGCCTTTCCGAGGTGGTGATCGACGACGCAGGGCGGGTGATGTTCTCGATCTTCGTGGAACCTGCCGAGGCGCCGGCCATGGAGCGGGTGCGGCAGGCCGCGCAGGGCGTGGTGCAGGGCCTGCCCGGCGTGAAGGGCGTCTTCGCCACGCTGACGGCCGAGCGCCCCGCATCGGCGGCGACGGCGCAACCGGCAGGCCCCCGCGGACCACGGGCCGCCCAGGCCCGCAACCAGCGGATCCCCGGCGTGAAGCACGTGATCGCGGTCGCGTCCGGCAAGGGCGGCGTCGGGAAATCGACCACCGCCTGCAACCTGGCCCTCGCCCTTCAGTCGCTCGGCCTCAAGGTCGGTCTCCTCGATGCGGACATCTACGGTCCTTCGATGCCCAAGCTCCTCGGGATCCACGGCAAGCCGCAGCTCCTCGAGAACCGCATCCTCGCGCCCATGGAGGCCTACGGGCTGAAGGTGATGTCCATCGGCTTCCTCGTCGACGAGGAGGCGGCCATGATCTGGCGCGGGCCGATGGTGATGTCGGCCATCACGCAGATGCTGCGGGAGGTCGCCTGGGGCGAGCTCGACGTGCTCGTGGTCGACATGCCTCCCGGCACGGGCGATGCCCAGCTCACCATGGCGCAGTCCACGCCCCTGGCGGGCGCCGTCATCGTCTCCACGCCGCAGGATCTCGCTCTGATCGACGCCCGGCGGGGCGTTTCCATGTTCAAGCGGGTCGAAGTGCCGATCCTCGGCATCGTCGAGAACATGGCGACGTTCGTCTGCCCCCATTGCGGGCAGTCCTCGCACATCTTCGGCCATGGGGGCGCGCGGGCGGAGGCGGAGCGTCTCGGCGTGCCGTTCCTGGGCGAGGTCCCCCTGAACATGTCGATCCGCGAACTTTCCGATGCGGGCCGCCCCGTGGTCGCCGTCGACCCCGACGGTCCTCATGCCCGGACCTACAAGGAGATGGCCCGCCGCGTGGCGGAGGCTCTCGCGGGCGCAAGCGGCGTGCGCGCTCCTCCGCGCATCGTCATCGAGTAG
- the mobA gene encoding molybdenum cofactor guanylyltransferase MobA, which produces MSEARSAPPVLGAILAGGLGTRMGGVDKGLLRLGGEPLLQRIARRLAPQCGGLVLNANGEPDRFADMGLPVIPDAVPGRLGPLSGLLAVLEWAATHRPEVERIVSVSTDTPFLPEDLVARLDAVRRRAEHSPVLATSGGRLHPTIGLWPIRLKDDLRAALVQQHVRSMRAFAERHGYVEAEWPADPVDPFFNINTPEDLAAAGNFLLDQPHA; this is translated from the coding sequence ATGTCGGAAGCCCGCTCCGCTCCTCCGGTCCTGGGCGCCATCCTCGCCGGGGGCCTCGGGACGCGCATGGGAGGGGTGGACAAGGGGCTGCTGCGCCTGGGCGGCGAGCCCCTTCTCCAGCGCATCGCCCGCCGCCTCGCTCCGCAATGCGGCGGGCTGGTCCTGAACGCCAACGGCGAACCGGACCGGTTCGCCGACATGGGCCTGCCGGTGATCCCGGATGCGGTGCCGGGACGCCTGGGCCCGCTCTCGGGCCTCCTCGCGGTCCTGGAATGGGCCGCCACCCATCGTCCGGAGGTGGAGCGGATCGTGAGCGTCTCGACCGACACGCCCTTCCTGCCCGAGGACCTGGTGGCGCGCCTCGACGCCGTACGCCGGAGGGCGGAACATTCACCGGTGCTCGCTACGTCCGGCGGGCGGCTTCACCCCACGATCGGCCTCTGGCCAATCCGCCTCAAGGACGATCTGCGTGCGGCCCTCGTGCAGCAGCATGTGCGCAGCATGCGCGCCTTCGCGGAGCGGCACGGCTATGTCGAGGCCGAATGGCCGGCGGACCCAGTCGACCCCTTCTTCAACATCAACACGCCCGAGGACCTTGCCGCCGCGGGGAATTTCCTCCTGGATCAGCCGCATGCATGA
- a CDS encoding sulfurtransferase TusA family protein, which translates to MHELDLSGLKCPLPVLRTRKVLLGLSAGETLKVTCTDPLAAIDLPHLVRETGDVLVRQEGDGPKLVFVIRKG; encoded by the coding sequence ATGCATGAACTCGACCTGTCCGGGCTGAAATGCCCCCTCCCCGTCCTGCGGACGCGGAAGGTTCTCCTCGGGCTTTCCGCGGGAGAAACCCTGAAGGTGACCTGCACGGATCCGCTTGCCGCGATCGACCTGCCCCATCTCGTGCGCGAGACCGGGGATGTGCTCGTGCGCCAGGAAGGCGACGGCCCGAAGCTCGTCTTCGTGATCCGCAAAGGCTGA
- a CDS encoding CsbD family protein: MDKDRVEGSMKSVKGSIKEGVGKAVGDTKLETEGKMDKAAGKVQNTVGGMKDTLRNRE; this comes from the coding sequence ATGGACAAGGATCGGGTCGAAGGCAGCATGAAGTCCGTCAAGGGCAGCATCAAGGAAGGCGTCGGCAAGGCCGTCGGCGATACGAAGCTCGAGACCGAGGGCAAGATGGACAAGGCCGCCGGCAAGGTTCAGAACACGGTCGGCGGCATGAAGGACACGCTCCGCAACCGGGAGTGA
- a CDS encoding sensor histidine kinase, translating to MSDHRTPPKPQPRSVSQKDGDLARPPIRTLDRMALLAHQLVTPLSTISALAQGLMRRAENLRPEDVRDRGEKIWRASRRLQELIETIMSYTRANAGAITPNPAPFNLRSMAQRVCREQNLQQPCRAMCVTVDGLPDMFVGDPILLEQALVIVLSNAMKYSPVERPITVVGTADEHEVRIGVRDQGIGVPERDLPFLMQPFFRASNARHLPGTGLGLSLVRHILQLHGGSARIESTEGEGTTITLAMPRLEADDRGSGI from the coding sequence GTGTCGGATCATCGGACACCCCCCAAGCCTCAGCCCAGGTCCGTCTCGCAGAAGGACGGCGACCTCGCGCGCCCGCCGATCCGAACGCTCGACCGCATGGCGCTGCTGGCCCACCAGCTCGTGACGCCCCTGTCCACCATCTCCGCCCTCGCGCAGGGGTTGATGCGGCGTGCGGAGAATCTCCGTCCCGAGGATGTGCGGGACAGGGGCGAGAAGATCTGGCGGGCCAGCCGCCGCCTGCAGGAACTGATCGAGACGATCATGTCCTACACGCGCGCCAATGCCGGAGCGATCACGCCAAACCCGGCCCCGTTCAACCTGAGGTCGATGGCGCAGCGAGTCTGCAGGGAGCAGAACCTCCAGCAGCCATGCCGGGCGATGTGCGTGACGGTCGACGGTCTTCCGGACATGTTCGTCGGCGATCCCATTCTGCTTGAGCAGGCGCTCGTGATCGTCCTGTCCAACGCCATGAAATATTCCCCGGTCGAACGTCCGATCACGGTCGTCGGAACGGCGGACGAGCATGAAGTGAGGATCGGCGTCCGGGATCAAGGAATCGGCGTGCCGGAGCGGGATCTCCCGTTCCTCATGCAGCCCTTCTTCCGCGCCAGCAATGCGCGGCACCTCCCCGGGACGGGCCTCGGCCTCAGTCTCGTCCGGCATATTCTCCAGCTGCACGGCGGTTCGGCCAGGATCGAGAGCACGGAAGGCGAAGGCACGACGATCACGCTGGCGATGCCCCGGCTCGAAGCGGACGACAGGGGCAGCGGGATCTGA
- a CDS encoding aldose epimerase family protein, giving the protein MSVHRTVFGEIDGQAVEAFDLERGSLRARVVTYGAVLSEMHVPDRSGRTEDIALGYDDLESYLRFRGSAGAVCGRYANRIADGRITVDGQVFQLSQNEPPNHLHGGFKGFSKRVWNAEPDGAGCAVRLTLHRPDGDEGYPGAVAAAVTYRLLDEPALEIVMEATTDKPTVVNMAFHGYWNLAGHGAGSVRDQLLAIDADRYTPVGPDKIPTGVLAPVTGTAFDFGQERPIGAFFEDRAQLPEGGYDHNFCLTGAGGTLRRAARACDPASGRALEIWTDQPGVQLYTANHFANLPAVGKGGAAYGKHAGFALETQVFPNSPNVPCFPSALLRPGEVYRHTMRIPFLIA; this is encoded by the coding sequence ATGAGCGTTCACAGGACCGTCTTCGGAGAGATCGACGGGCAGGCTGTCGAGGCTTTCGATCTCGAACGCGGAAGTCTCCGCGCCCGGGTCGTCACGTACGGTGCCGTCCTGAGCGAAATGCACGTTCCCGACCGCTCGGGTCGCACGGAGGATATCGCCCTCGGCTATGACGACCTCGAATCGTATCTGCGATTCCGTGGCTCCGCGGGAGCCGTCTGCGGCCGCTATGCCAACCGCATCGCGGACGGTCGCATCACTGTGGACGGACAGGTCTTCCAGCTCTCGCAGAACGAGCCTCCGAACCATCTGCACGGAGGCTTCAAGGGTTTCAGCAAGCGGGTCTGGAACGCGGAGCCCGACGGCGCAGGATGCGCGGTGCGCCTGACGCTTCACCGCCCGGACGGCGACGAAGGTTATCCCGGTGCCGTCGCCGCCGCCGTCACCTATCGCCTGCTCGACGAGCCGGCTCTCGAGATCGTCATGGAGGCGACGACCGACAAACCGACCGTCGTCAACATGGCCTTCCACGGCTACTGGAACCTGGCCGGTCACGGCGCGGGCTCCGTGCGCGACCAGCTTCTCGCCATCGATGCGGATCGTTATACCCCGGTCGGTCCCGACAAGATTCCGACCGGCGTCCTCGCGCCGGTGACGGGCACCGCATTCGACTTCGGGCAGGAGAGGCCCATCGGCGCTTTCTTCGAGGACCGCGCGCAGCTGCCGGAGGGCGGCTACGACCACAACTTCTGCCTGACCGGCGCCGGCGGCACCCTGCGCCGCGCGGCGCGGGCCTGCGATCCCGCTTCCGGCCGGGCGCTCGAGATCTGGACCGATCAACCGGGCGTGCAGCTCTACACGGCCAATCATTTCGCAAACCTGCCGGCCGTGGGCAAGGGCGGCGCAGCTTACGGCAAGCATGCGGGCTTCGCCCTGGAGACGCAGGTCTTCCCCAACTCCCCGAACGTGCCTTGTTTCCCGTCCGCTCTCCTCAGGCCCGGCGAGGTCTACAGGCACACGATGCGCATCCCCTTCCTCATCGCGTGA
- a CDS encoding DeoR/GlpR family DNA-binding transcription regulator, translating to MTLSAGKKAARQSLIVAELALSPTVRTSALAQRLGVSAETVRRDIEELTRRGLVSRTYGGAAGRQLGLQPDFSGRDTEAVAERDAVARLASGFVKPGHVVMIDSGSTAARFAQALAARDERITVVTNGFAVAEAFMRSGNARVMFCPGEAVARERGVYGSETCGFLRRFFADLVFIGASGLTAEGPTDVEAEACAVKRAMLERSDRRMLLIDSTKFGRRHFEIVCPLKSLSAIVADRPPDAALAEKLATNGVAVHAANREEGTA from the coding sequence ATGACTCTGTCTGCAGGAAAAAAGGCGGCGCGCCAGAGCCTGATCGTGGCCGAACTCGCCCTCAGCCCGACGGTCCGGACCTCCGCCCTTGCGCAACGGCTCGGGGTCTCCGCCGAAACCGTGCGGCGCGACATCGAGGAACTCACCCGCCGCGGTCTCGTCAGCCGCACCTATGGCGGCGCGGCCGGGCGCCAGCTCGGCCTTCAGCCGGACTTTTCCGGCCGGGACACGGAGGCGGTGGCGGAGCGCGACGCCGTCGCCCGTCTCGCCTCAGGTTTCGTGAAGCCGGGGCATGTGGTGATGATCGATTCCGGGTCCACCGCGGCGCGCTTCGCCCAGGCCCTGGCCGCCAGGGACGAGCGGATCACCGTCGTCACGAACGGGTTTGCGGTCGCGGAGGCGTTCATGCGGTCCGGGAACGCGCGCGTGATGTTCTGTCCGGGCGAGGCCGTTGCGCGGGAGCGGGGCGTCTACGGCTCCGAGACCTGCGGGTTCCTGCGCAGGTTCTTCGCCGATCTCGTCTTCATCGGCGCCAGCGGCCTGACGGCGGAAGGTCCGACCGACGTCGAAGCGGAGGCCTGCGCGGTGAAGCGCGCCATGCTGGAGCGTTCCGACCGCCGCATGCTCCTGATCGATTCCACCAAGTTCGGGCGGCGGCACTTCGAGATCGTTTGCCCGCTGAAGTCCCTGTCCGCTATCGTCGCGGACCGCCCTCCGGACGCTGCGCTGGCGGAGAAACTGGCAACGAACGGGGTCGCCGTCCATGCGGCGAACAGGGAGGAAGGGACGGCATGA
- a CDS encoding HAD-IIB family hydrolase: MRPLSDLPLDLARSVRVVLSDIDDTITSEGMLTASAYAALEALHRAGFIVIPVTGRPAGWCDHIARMWPVDAVVGENGAFYFRYDRPARKMHQHFWASAEERQENRARLDAIEKEVLATVPGAALASDQAYRVADLAIDFCEDVPPLPEQEVDRIVAIFERAGAQAKVSSIHVNGWFGAYDKLSMAKILLADVFGLDWDAARRSVVYAGDSPNDEPMFAAFPLSVGVANISAFSHRLRHKPAYITAAHSGDGFAELAALLLRAKDGTGA; encoded by the coding sequence ATGAGACCGCTCTCCGACCTTCCCCTCGATCTTGCCCGTTCCGTCCGCGTCGTCCTGTCCGACATCGACGATACGATCACCAGCGAGGGCATGCTGACCGCCTCGGCCTATGCCGCCCTGGAGGCCCTGCACCGGGCCGGCTTCATCGTGATTCCCGTGACGGGTCGGCCTGCGGGCTGGTGCGACCACATCGCCCGCATGTGGCCCGTGGACGCTGTGGTCGGCGAGAACGGCGCCTTCTACTTCCGGTACGACCGCCCCGCCCGGAAGATGCATCAGCACTTCTGGGCAAGCGCCGAGGAGCGCCAGGAGAACCGCGCCCGGCTCGACGCCATCGAGAAGGAGGTCCTGGCCACCGTTCCCGGCGCTGCCCTCGCGAGCGACCAGGCCTACCGGGTGGCGGACCTCGCCATCGACTTCTGCGAGGACGTGCCGCCCCTGCCCGAGCAGGAGGTGGACCGGATCGTCGCCATCTTCGAGCGGGCCGGAGCCCAGGCCAAGGTCAGCTCGATTCACGTGAACGGGTGGTTCGGTGCCTACGACAAGCTGAGCATGGCGAAGATCCTGCTCGCCGACGTGTTCGGCCTCGACTGGGACGCCGCGCGCCGGAGCGTCGTCTATGCGGGGGATTCGCCGAACGACGAGCCCATGTTCGCGGCTTTTCCCCTGAGCGTCGGCGTCGCCAACATCAGCGCGTTCTCCCACCGGCTGAGGCACAAGCCAGCCTACATCACCGCCGCCCATTCCGGCGACGGCTTCGCCGAGCTCGCCGCCCTTCTGCTCCGTGCGAAGGACGGGACCGGCGCCTGA
- a CDS encoding ABC transporter substrate-binding protein, with the protein MGVLKKVLFALSCTVLAQSAHAQQVSDNVVKIGILNDQSGVYADFGGKSSVEAARMAVEDFGGKVLGAPIEIVNADHQNKPDVASSIARQWYDTEKVDAIMELTTSSVALAVQGLSKEKKKINIVTGAATTDLTGKQCSPYGFHWAYDTHALAVGTGGALVQNGGNKWFFLTADYAFGYSLEEETSKFVKAKGGQVLGSVRHPLSTNDFSSFLLQAQSSGANVIGLANAGLDTSNAIKQASEFGITQGGQRLAALLFTLAEVRGLGLKAAQGLTLTEGWYWDQSDENRAFAKRFMDRTGRMPNMIHVGTYSSVLQYLKAIQKAGTDATEPVAKALHEMPVEDVFAKKGKVLPNGRMVYDMYLFQVKKPEESKSEWDMYKQLAKVPGDDAFLKASESGCQLTQ; encoded by the coding sequence ATGGGCGTTCTCAAGAAGGTTCTTTTCGCTTTGAGCTGCACCGTGCTGGCGCAATCGGCCCATGCACAGCAGGTTTCCGACAACGTGGTCAAGATCGGCATCCTGAACGACCAGTCGGGCGTCTATGCCGATTTCGGCGGCAAGTCCTCGGTCGAGGCGGCCCGCATGGCGGTGGAGGATTTCGGCGGCAAGGTGCTCGGCGCCCCGATCGAGATCGTCAACGCGGACCATCAGAACAAGCCTGACGTTGCGTCCAGCATCGCCCGGCAATGGTACGACACCGAGAAGGTCGACGCGATCATGGAGCTGACGACCTCCTCCGTCGCCCTGGCGGTCCAGGGCCTGTCGAAGGAGAAGAAGAAGATCAACATCGTCACCGGCGCGGCCACCACGGACCTCACCGGCAAGCAGTGCTCGCCCTACGGCTTCCACTGGGCCTACGACACCCACGCCCTCGCGGTCGGCACCGGCGGGGCGCTGGTGCAGAACGGCGGCAACAAGTGGTTCTTCCTGACCGCGGACTATGCCTTCGGCTATTCGCTTGAGGAGGAGACGTCCAAGTTCGTGAAGGCGAAGGGCGGCCAGGTGCTCGGCTCGGTCCGCCACCCGCTCAGCACCAACGACTTCTCCTCGTTCCTGCTCCAGGCGCAGAGCTCGGGCGCCAACGTGATCGGTCTGGCGAACGCGGGCCTCGATACGTCCAATGCGATCAAGCAGGCTTCCGAATTCGGCATCACCCAGGGCGGGCAGCGCCTCGCGGCCCTGCTCTTCACCCTTGCGGAGGTGCGCGGGCTCGGCCTGAAGGCCGCGCAGGGCCTGACGCTGACGGAAGGCTGGTACTGGGACCAGAGCGACGAGAACCGTGCCTTCGCCAAGCGCTTCATGGACCGCACGGGCCGAATGCCCAACATGATCCACGTGGGGACCTATTCGTCGGTGCTGCAATATCTCAAGGCCATCCAGAAGGCCGGCACGGATGCGACCGAGCCGGTGGCCAAGGCCCTGCACGAGATGCCGGTGGAGGACGTCTTCGCCAAGAAGGGGAAAGTGCTTCCCAACGGCCGCATGGTCTACGACATGTATCTCTTCCAGGTGAAGAAGCCGGAGGAGAGCAAGAGCGAGTGGGACATGTACAAGCAGCTCGCCAAGGTTCCGGGAGACGATGCCTTCCTGAAGGCCTCGGAGAGCGGCTGCCAGCTGACCCAGTGA
- a CDS encoding ABC transporter ATP-binding protein encodes MASATPILSATGITMEFRGFVAVKDVTLSIREGTVHALIGPNGAGKTTVFNMLTKFLTPTRGRIEFRGRDITALKPAEVARLGLVRSFQISAVFPHLTVLDNVRVALQRPSRLATQFWRSSDVLSRLDDRALELIDAVNLSPYAHLPAVELSYGRKRALEIATTLALDPTMLLLDEPMAGMGHEDIGRISDLIRRIAKGRTILMVEHNLHVVEDLCDRVTVLARGEILADGSYDEVSADPRVREAYMGTEHE; translated from the coding sequence ATGGCCAGCGCCACGCCCATCCTGAGCGCCACCGGGATCACCATGGAGTTCCGCGGCTTCGTCGCCGTAAAGGACGTGACTCTCTCCATCCGTGAGGGAACCGTCCATGCGCTGATCGGCCCCAACGGCGCGGGGAAGACCACGGTTTTCAACATGCTCACGAAGTTCCTGACGCCGACCCGCGGCAGGATCGAGTTTCGCGGGCGGGACATCACCGCCCTGAAGCCTGCGGAGGTCGCGCGTCTCGGCCTCGTGCGCTCGTTCCAGATCTCGGCGGTGTTCCCGCACCTGACGGTTCTCGACAATGTGCGCGTGGCCCTGCAGCGCCCGTCCCGTCTCGCGACGCAGTTCTGGCGCTCGTCGGACGTCCTCTCCCGCCTCGACGACAGGGCCCTCGAGCTGATCGATGCGGTCAACCTCTCTCCTTATGCGCACCTGCCGGCGGTCGAGCTTTCCTATGGCCGCAAGCGCGCGCTCGAGATCGCGACCACGCTCGCCCTCGACCCGACCATGCTGCTCCTCGACGAGCCCATGGCGGGCATGGGGCACGAGGACATCGGCCGCATCTCCGACCTCATCCGCCGCATCGCCAAGGGCCGCACGATCCTCATGGTCGAGCACAACCTGCATGTGGTCGAAGACCTGTGCGACAGGGTGACGGTTCTCGCGCGCGGCGAGATCCTGGCGGATGGAAGCTACGACGAGGTGAGCGCCGATCCGCGGGTGCGGGAGGCCTACATGGGGACGGAGCATGAGTGA
- a CDS encoding ABC transporter ATP-binding protein yields MSDPLLEVRALNAWYGESHVLHGVDLDIHEGETVTLLGRNGAGKTTTLRAIMGILRRREGAIRLRGRDLLALPLHKVAQAGVGYVPEERGIFASLSVEENLTLPPQVAEGGMSVEEIYSLFPNLHERRHSQGTKLSGGEQQMLAIARVLRTGARLILLDEPTEGLAPVIVQRIGDVLVALKKRGMTILLVEQNFRFARKVADRFYLMEDGRMVNSFPGHELDAHMDELQDVLGV; encoded by the coding sequence ATGAGTGACCCCCTTCTCGAGGTCCGCGCCCTGAACGCCTGGTACGGCGAGAGCCACGTCCTGCACGGGGTCGATCTCGACATCCACGAGGGAGAGACCGTGACCCTCCTCGGCCGCAACGGCGCCGGGAAGACGACGACGCTTCGCGCCATCATGGGCATCCTGCGGCGGCGCGAGGGCGCGATCAGGCTGCGTGGACGGGACCTGCTCGCCCTGCCCCTGCACAAGGTGGCGCAGGCGGGCGTCGGCTACGTGCCGGAGGAGCGCGGAATCTTCGCGAGCCTGAGCGTGGAGGAGAACCTCACCCTGCCGCCGCAGGTGGCCGAGGGAGGGATGAGCGTCGAGGAGATCTACAGCCTCTTCCCGAACCTGCACGAGCGGCGCCACAGCCAGGGCACGAAGCTCTCCGGCGGCGAGCAGCAGATGCTCGCCATCGCCCGCGTGCTGCGGACGGGCGCGCGCCTGATCCTTCTCGACGAGCCGACCGAAGGGCTCGCGCCGGTCATCGTCCAGCGGATCGGCGACGTTCTCGTGGCCCTCAAGAAGCGCGGCATGACCATCCTGCTCGTGGAGCAGAATTTCCGCTTCGCCCGCAAGGTGGCGGACCGGTTCTACCTGATGGAGGACGGACGCATGGTGAATTCGTTCCCCGGGCACGAGCTCGATGCCCACATGGACGAGCTCCAGGACGTGCTCGGGGTGTGA
- a CDS encoding branched-chain amino acid ABC transporter permease: MSTIFGIPAPALYGQILIGLINGSFYALLSLGLAVIFGLLRVINFAHGAQYMLGAFVAYGLLNYLGIGYWPSLVLAPLIVGVTAIAIERTMLSRLYGLDPLYGLLLTFGLALIFEGAFRYWFGTSGKPYAPPQQLTGALNLGFMFLPIYRGWVVVASLAVCLGTWLLIEKTRLGAYLRAATENATLVQAFGVNVPRLLTLTYGLGAALAALAGVLAAPIYQVSPLMGSNLIIIVFAVVVVGGMGSILGAIVTGYVLGVLEGLTKVFYPEASSIVIFVVMALVLLVRPAGLFGREA, from the coding sequence ATGAGCACGATCTTCGGCATTCCCGCTCCGGCGCTCTACGGGCAGATCCTCATCGGCCTCATCAACGGCTCGTTCTATGCCCTGCTCAGCCTCGGGCTGGCCGTGATCTTCGGCCTTCTGCGCGTCATCAACTTCGCCCATGGCGCGCAGTACATGCTCGGCGCCTTCGTGGCCTACGGGCTCCTCAACTATCTCGGCATCGGCTACTGGCCGTCCCTGGTTCTCGCACCTCTCATCGTGGGCGTGACGGCGATCGCCATCGAGCGCACCATGCTGAGCCGTCTCTACGGGCTCGATCCCCTCTACGGGCTTCTCCTCACCTTCGGCCTGGCGCTCATCTTCGAGGGTGCCTTCCGCTACTGGTTCGGCACCTCGGGCAAGCCCTATGCCCCGCCGCAGCAGCTCACCGGCGCGCTCAATCTCGGCTTCATGTTCCTGCCGATCTATCGCGGCTGGGTCGTCGTCGCCTCCCTGGCGGTGTGCCTCGGCACATGGCTTCTGATCGAGAAGACCCGCCTCGGGGCGTATCTGCGCGCCGCGACCGAGAACGCCACCCTCGTGCAGGCCTTCGGCGTGAACGTCCCGCGCCTCCTGACCCTCACCTACGGCCTCGGCGCCGCCCTGGCGGCGCTCGCCGGCGTCCTGGCCGCTCCGATCTACCAGGTGAGTCCGCTGATGGGCTCCAATCTCATCATCATCGTCTTCGCCGTCGTGGTCGTCGGCGGAATGGGCTCGATCCTCGGCGCCATCGTCACCGGCTATGTGCTCGGCGTTCTGGAAGGACTGACGAAGGTGTTCTACCCCGAGGCATCGAGCATCGTGATATTCGTCGTCATGGCCCTCGTCCTGCTCGTCCGGCCGGCGGGGCTCTTCGGACGGGAGGCTTGA